A single genomic interval of Microbacterium galbinum harbors:
- a CDS encoding GntR family transcriptional regulator, with amino-acid sequence MAEAVYTQIADDLRAQITSGILRPGDDVPTEAELAERWRTSRGPIRNALAALRGEGLIETGRGRPARVVARKASQAVDVSVPFTRWARDLGVEPGAETQEVSLRRAGDHAAALGVEPEDTIVSVVRLRLLDGRPTMLERLFYTEAAGRRLFDVDLDEVSITEYLGSQGHTIVGLQHVIDAVAADEQDAALLQVPQGTPILRLSRTSRDADGRIFEASEDRYLSEVVRFTVAASGISTDGHFMRAVGA; translated from the coding sequence GTGGCTGAAGCTGTCTATACCCAGATCGCCGACGATCTGCGCGCGCAGATCACGTCCGGCATCCTGCGCCCCGGCGACGACGTTCCCACCGAGGCCGAACTGGCCGAGCGGTGGCGCACTTCGCGCGGCCCGATCCGCAACGCCCTCGCCGCCCTGCGCGGCGAGGGGCTGATCGAGACGGGACGCGGCCGCCCCGCGCGGGTCGTCGCACGCAAGGCCAGCCAGGCCGTCGACGTGTCGGTGCCGTTCACACGGTGGGCGCGCGACCTGGGCGTCGAGCCCGGCGCCGAGACCCAGGAAGTGAGCCTGCGACGAGCCGGCGACCACGCCGCGGCGCTCGGCGTCGAGCCGGAGGACACCATCGTCAGCGTCGTGCGCCTGCGGCTGCTCGACGGCCGGCCCACGATGCTCGAGCGGCTGTTCTACACCGAGGCTGCCGGTCGTCGGCTGTTCGACGTCGATCTCGACGAAGTCTCGATCACGGAATACCTGGGGTCGCAGGGGCATACGATCGTGGGGCTGCAGCACGTGATCGACGCGGTCGCGGCGGACGAGCAGGATGCCGCGCTGCTGCAGGTACCGCAGGGCACACCGATCCTGCGGCTGAGCCGCACCTCGCGCGATGCGGACGGGCGCATCTTCGAAGCGTCCGAGGATCGGTACCTCAGCGAGGTCGTGCGCTTCACGGTCGCCGCCTCGGGCATCTCGACCGACGGGCACTTCATGCGCGCGGTCGGAGCCTGA
- the phnE gene encoding phosphonate ABC transporter, permease protein PhnE gives MTLFADRPAGTVGASVAERAPKHPISPERIAAGLTLLALVVLGVLAVGEVGISIPAMVESWGNAENFLARVGGLTFPEPGDLLWLVALTVGLVLVGTLLAAALSVPIAYLAASNTTPGNGWRAAARFVGVLTRALPDVVLAMAFVLMFSLGTLPGILAIGIHSIGMISKMFADAIEQIDEGPRLAIRAAGGSKLQEFTAGVLPQVLPSWVATVLHRNDINLRGSVVLGYVGVAGLGLEMSYAFKALNYGKGLGIALVIFVLCIAMEIVSSLVRGAMLGHEKHTRSWMDRIVHPRLSPSATAGESAAGARPAWATSPQTAVRRPWTRQRVRNTAAGIVAVLVVLGSVVVSDISWTDFLTFWAKLPETAAKFWPPSFGNYDAASMIEAMRDTVAIALAATVLTLLPSLLLGSLAASNVAPNGGVRATARFLLVGIRGVPELILAIVLVVITGLGPQAGVIALAIGGIGLLGKLIADSFEEVDRGPERALRAVGATRLQTYSSATVPQGMQALIGHSFYMLDTNIRAATILGIVGGGGVGYYLLNASQGSRYETVTAIVLMILVTVLVVEGLAMWMRKVFK, from the coding sequence ATGACGCTCTTCGCCGATCGACCGGCGGGCACCGTGGGCGCCTCGGTCGCGGAGCGCGCGCCGAAGCATCCGATCTCGCCCGAACGGATAGCGGCCGGACTCACCCTGCTCGCGCTCGTCGTGCTCGGCGTGCTCGCCGTCGGCGAGGTCGGCATCTCGATCCCGGCGATGGTGGAGAGCTGGGGCAACGCCGAGAACTTCCTGGCGCGGGTCGGCGGACTCACGTTCCCCGAGCCCGGCGACCTGCTCTGGCTCGTCGCGCTCACGGTCGGACTCGTGCTGGTCGGCACCCTGCTCGCCGCGGCGCTCTCGGTGCCGATCGCCTACCTCGCCGCCTCGAACACGACCCCCGGCAACGGCTGGCGCGCCGCCGCCCGTTTCGTGGGCGTGCTCACCCGTGCGCTGCCCGACGTGGTGCTCGCGATGGCGTTCGTGCTGATGTTCTCGCTCGGCACGCTCCCCGGCATCCTCGCCATCGGCATCCACTCGATCGGCATGATCTCGAAGATGTTCGCCGATGCGATCGAGCAGATCGACGAGGGGCCGCGCCTCGCGATCCGCGCCGCGGGAGGCTCGAAGCTGCAGGAGTTCACCGCGGGCGTCCTGCCGCAGGTGCTGCCGAGCTGGGTCGCGACGGTGCTGCACCGCAACGACATCAACCTGCGCGGCAGTGTCGTGCTCGGGTACGTCGGCGTCGCAGGTCTCGGCCTCGAGATGTCGTACGCGTTCAAGGCGCTCAACTACGGCAAGGGCCTCGGCATCGCCCTCGTGATCTTCGTGCTCTGCATCGCGATGGAGATCGTCTCGAGCCTGGTGCGCGGCGCGATGCTCGGCCACGAGAAGCACACCCGCTCGTGGATGGACCGGATCGTGCATCCGCGACTCTCGCCCTCCGCCACGGCCGGCGAAAGCGCCGCCGGCGCCCGCCCGGCGTGGGCGACCAGCCCGCAGACCGCGGTGCGCCGCCCCTGGACCCGCCAGCGCGTGCGCAACACCGCCGCCGGCATCGTGGCCGTGCTCGTGGTGCTCGGCAGCGTAGTCGTCAGCGACATCAGCTGGACCGACTTCCTCACGTTCTGGGCGAAACTCCCCGAGACGGCCGCGAAGTTCTGGCCGCCGTCGTTCGGCAACTACGACGCGGCGTCCATGATCGAGGCCATGCGAGACACGGTCGCGATCGCGCTCGCCGCGACCGTGCTCACCCTGCTCCCGTCGCTGCTGCTCGGCTCGCTCGCCGCGAGCAACGTCGCCCCGAACGGGGGAGTGCGCGCCACCGCCCGGTTCCTGCTCGTCGGCATCCGCGGTGTCCCCGAGCTGATCCTCGCGATCGTGCTCGTCGTCATCACGGGCCTCGGACCGCAGGCCGGTGTGATCGCGCTCGCGATCGGCGGCATCGGTCTGCTCGGCAAGCTCATCGCCGACTCCTTCGAAGAGGTCGACCGCGGCCCCGAGCGTGCGCTGCGCGCCGTCGGTGCCACGCGCCTGCAGACCTACAGCTCGGCCACCGTGCCGCAGGGCATGCAGGCGCTCATCGGGCACAGCTTCTACATGCTCGACACCAACATCCGCGCGGCGACGATCCTCGGCATCGTCGGCGGTGGCGGCGTGGGCTACTACCTGCTCAACGCCAGCCAGGGATCGCGTTACGAGACGGTCACGGCGATCGTGCTGATGATCCTCGTCACGGTGCTCGTCGTGGAGGGGCTCGCGATGTGGATGCGCAAGGTGTTCAAGTGA
- a CDS encoding YfbM family protein translates to MRAAYTLIDEGTLDRLVSLSPEVLLSTLEELEEAGAPTVYVDKMWDGLHFLLTGVSASAPREDDPLSEAVVGVHAFGGEDFVGCTENDELDPIIEALDAVDLDEALARVDFAAFASARVYPNIWTDDPAQLRAELTDAFTELRRVHQQAADAESHLVISIY, encoded by the coding sequence ATGAGGGCTGCATACACACTGATCGATGAGGGCACGCTCGATCGGTTGGTGTCGCTGTCGCCCGAGGTTCTGCTGTCGACGCTCGAGGAGCTCGAAGAGGCGGGGGCGCCGACGGTCTACGTCGACAAGATGTGGGATGGCCTGCACTTCCTGCTCACCGGGGTGTCGGCATCCGCTCCGCGCGAGGACGACCCGCTGAGCGAGGCCGTCGTGGGCGTGCACGCGTTCGGCGGCGAGGACTTCGTCGGCTGCACCGAGAACGACGAGCTCGATCCGATCATCGAAGCCCTCGACGCGGTCGACCTCGACGAGGCGCTCGCGCGGGTGGACTTCGCCGCGTTCGCCTCGGCGCGCGTCTACCCGAACATCTGGACCGACGACCCCGCGCAGCTGCGGGCCGAGCTGACGGATGCCTTCACCGAGCTGCGGCGCGTGCACCAGCAGGCCGCCGACGCCGAGAGCCATCTGGTGATCAGCATCTACTGA
- a CDS encoding M18 family aminopeptidase produces MPVTPVALAHAEDLADFVAASPSSYHAATEIARRLEDSGFTRLNEEDAWPAQPGGRFVVVRDGATIAWVVPTDASPTTPVHVFGAHTDSPGFKLKPQPTTGTRGWLQAAVEVYGGPLLNSWLDRELRLAGRLALTGGRVVLADTGALLRLPQLAIHLDRTANSGLALDKQVETQPVWGLGDPSEANVLGELAASAGVDAADIRGYDVVIADTARGAVFGKDDAFFASGRLDDLASVHAGVVALAAHETEAGAPIAVLAAFDHEELGSNSRSGAAGPFLEDILGRISDGLGADASERRRAFASSWCLSSDVGHSVHPNYVGKHDPVVQPVLGSGPILKLNANQRYATDALGAAAWHAWCERAGVPTQEFVSNNGVPCGSTIGPITATRLGIRTVDVGIPILSMHSARELAGVSDLHDLARTAEAFFRS; encoded by the coding sequence ATGCCCGTCACTCCGGTCGCCCTCGCCCACGCCGAGGACCTCGCCGACTTCGTCGCCGCCTCCCCCTCGAGCTATCACGCCGCGACCGAGATCGCCCGCCGCCTCGAGGACTCGGGCTTCACGCGCCTGAACGAGGAGGATGCCTGGCCCGCACAGCCCGGCGGTCGCTTCGTCGTGGTGCGCGACGGCGCGACGATCGCCTGGGTGGTGCCGACGGATGCCTCGCCCACCACACCCGTGCACGTCTTCGGCGCGCATACGGATTCCCCCGGTTTCAAGCTCAAGCCGCAGCCGACAACCGGTACCCGCGGCTGGCTGCAGGCCGCCGTCGAGGTGTACGGCGGACCTCTCCTGAACTCCTGGCTCGACCGTGAGCTGCGGCTCGCCGGGCGCCTGGCGCTGACCGGCGGCCGCGTCGTGCTCGCCGACACCGGCGCGCTGCTGCGCCTGCCGCAGTTGGCCATCCACCTCGACCGCACCGCGAACAGCGGGCTCGCTCTCGACAAGCAGGTGGAGACGCAGCCGGTCTGGGGTCTCGGCGACCCGAGCGAGGCCAACGTGCTCGGCGAGCTCGCGGCATCCGCCGGTGTCGACGCCGCCGATATCCGCGGCTACGACGTCGTGATCGCCGACACCGCTCGCGGCGCCGTGTTCGGCAAGGACGACGCCTTCTTCGCCTCGGGTCGCCTCGACGACCTCGCCTCGGTGCACGCGGGCGTCGTCGCCCTCGCCGCGCACGAGACCGAGGCGGGCGCCCCGATCGCGGTGCTCGCGGCCTTCGATCACGAGGAGCTCGGCTCGAACTCGCGCTCCGGCGCCGCCGGCCCCTTCCTCGAAGACATCCTGGGGCGCATCTCCGACGGGCTGGGGGCGGATGCCTCGGAGCGCCGACGCGCCTTCGCGTCGTCATGGTGCCTGTCGAGCGACGTCGGCCACTCGGTGCACCCGAACTACGTCGGCAAGCACGACCCCGTCGTGCAGCCGGTGCTCGGATCGGGTCCGATCCTCAAGCTCAACGCCAACCAGCGCTACGCGACGGATGCTCTCGGCGCCGCCGCCTGGCACGCCTGGTGCGAGCGGGCCGGCGTGCCGACGCAGGAGTTCGTGTCGAACAACGGGGTGCCGTGCGGCTCGACGATCGGACCGATCACGGCGACCCGCCTCGGCATCCGCACGGTCGACGTCGGCATCCCGATCCTGTCGATGCACTCCGCGCGCGAGCTCGCCGGCGTCTCCGACCTCCACGATCTCGCCCGCACCGCCGAGGCGTTCTTCCGGTCCTGA
- the phnC gene encoding phosphonate ABC transporter ATP-binding protein, translating into MTTTDALIRLDGVTKTFGSTTALKDASLQVSRGEIVVLLGLSGSGKSTLLRHLDGLETPTAGSVEVLGSQVPALRGRALRTLRSRVGFIFQQFELVPSLTVLENVLTGSLSGIRGPRLGLWGYSKAAKLRALEHLDRVGILDRAYQRSDTLSGGQQQRVAIARALMQKPDILLADEPVASLDPESSDQVMALIREIAADEGLTVVCSLHQVDLAISWADRIVGLRHGEIVLDTPTTDLTKAEVMEIYGRVATSTAEITAVAMELADAATQVAAS; encoded by the coding sequence ATGACCACGACCGACGCCCTGATCCGCCTCGACGGCGTGACGAAGACCTTCGGGTCGACCACCGCACTGAAGGATGCTTCCCTCCAGGTCTCCCGCGGCGAGATCGTCGTGCTGCTGGGCCTCTCCGGCTCGGGCAAGTCGACGCTCCTGCGCCACCTCGACGGCCTCGAGACCCCGACCGCCGGCTCGGTCGAGGTGCTCGGCTCGCAGGTTCCGGCGCTGCGCGGCCGGGCGCTGCGCACGCTGCGCAGCCGGGTCGGCTTCATCTTCCAGCAGTTCGAGCTGGTGCCATCGCTCACGGTGCTCGAGAACGTGCTCACGGGTTCGCTCTCCGGCATCCGCGGTCCGCGTCTGGGGCTGTGGGGCTACTCGAAGGCCGCGAAGCTGCGTGCACTCGAGCACCTCGACCGCGTCGGCATCCTCGACCGCGCCTATCAGCGCAGCGACACGCTGTCCGGCGGACAGCAGCAGCGCGTGGCGATCGCCCGCGCCCTCATGCAGAAGCCCGACATCCTCCTCGCCGACGAGCCCGTCGCCTCGCTCGACCCCGAGTCGAGCGACCAGGTCATGGCGCTGATCCGCGAGATCGCCGCCGACGAGGGGCTCACGGTGGTCTGCAGCCTGCACCAGGTCGACCTCGCCATCTCGTGGGCCGACCGCATCGTGGGGCTGCGCCACGGCGAGATCGTGCTCGACACCCCCACCACCGACCTCACCAAGGCGGAGGTCATGGAGATCTACGGCCGCGTCGCGACGTCGACCGCCGAGATCACCGCCGTGGCGATGGAGCTGGCGGATGCCGCGACTCAGGTGGCCGCCTCATGA
- a CDS encoding phosphate/phosphite/phosphonate ABC transporter substrate-binding protein, with the protein MKLRALPALAGVAFLALGLAACSGTAEATGSDTDASASSASGFAVDENTLVFGVVPDSVDTETNYQPLMDYIAEITGKTVEYHESTDYAALIEAAVAGKVDVASFSGFTYVTATNNGAKLTPISSIVTAEGQEPGYFSQAIVPADSDIDSIEDFAGKKVCFVDPSSTSGYLFPSYNLLEAGIDPKSDITPVFAGKHDVSVQKVGEGVECEVGFAEDSEVEKSDAVKVVDETMVPGAPLVYSSTLPDDVAQELIDGLGEITIDDIIAAGIDSADTDEFRSVFYATKPVDDAYYDLIRDICEETEAEQCKA; encoded by the coding sequence ATGAAGCTCCGTGCTCTCCCCGCTCTCGCGGGTGTCGCGTTCCTCGCCCTCGGTCTCGCCGCCTGTTCCGGCACCGCCGAGGCGACCGGCTCCGACACCGACGCGTCGGCGTCTTCCGCCTCCGGTTTCGCGGTCGACGAGAACACCCTCGTCTTCGGCGTCGTTCCCGACTCGGTCGACACCGAGACGAACTACCAGCCGCTCATGGACTACATCGCCGAGATCACCGGCAAGACCGTCGAGTACCACGAGTCCACCGACTACGCCGCGCTCATCGAGGCCGCCGTCGCCGGCAAGGTCGACGTCGCCTCGTTCTCCGGCTTCACCTACGTGACCGCCACCAACAACGGTGCGAAGCTCACCCCGATCTCCTCGATCGTCACTGCCGAGGGTCAGGAGCCCGGTTACTTCTCGCAGGCGATCGTCCCCGCCGACAGCGACATCGACAGCATCGAGGACTTCGCCGGTAAGAAGGTCTGCTTCGTCGACCCGTCGTCGACGTCCGGCTACCTCTTCCCCTCGTACAACCTGCTCGAGGCGGGCATCGACCCGAAGAGCGACATCACCCCGGTCTTCGCGGGCAAGCACGATGTCAGCGTCCAGAAGGTCGGCGAAGGCGTCGAGTGCGAGGTCGGGTTCGCCGAGGACTCCGAGGTCGAGAAGTCGGATGCCGTGAAGGTCGTCGACGAGACGATGGTGCCCGGCGCCCCGCTGGTGTACTCCTCGACCCTCCCGGACGACGTCGCGCAGGAGCTCATCGACGGTCTCGGTGAGATCACGATCGACGACATCATCGCCGCGGGCATCGACAGCGCCGACACCGACGAGTTCCGCAGCGTCTTCTACGCCACGAAGCCGGTCGACGACGCGTACTACGACCTCATCCGCGACATCTGCGAAGAGACGGAAGCGGAGCAGTGCAAGGCCTGA
- a CDS encoding HAD family hydrolase, whose translation MNTPLDSPVPLARTVPIELVVLDMAGTTVLDDGVVEQAFQRAAERTGVADRMPWAEALDHVRVTMGQSKIDVFTHLAGGDVAAAERATAAFEDAYAEIVREQGVSEIPGAAEAIRGLKDAGLRVVLTTGFAPVTRDALIDGLGWGDLVDLALSPVDAGRGRPAPDLVLTALLRAGASSVAAVAVAGDTVSDVESGIRAGAGFVAGVLSGAHDRRALDEAGADAVLPDVTGLRATLAERSLLPLVTSS comes from the coding sequence ATGAACACTCCGCTCGATTCCCCCGTGCCGCTCGCCCGGACCGTGCCCATCGAGCTCGTCGTGCTCGACATGGCCGGAACCACCGTGCTCGACGACGGCGTCGTCGAGCAGGCGTTCCAGCGCGCCGCCGAACGCACCGGTGTCGCCGATCGGATGCCGTGGGCCGAGGCCCTCGATCACGTGCGCGTCACGATGGGGCAGTCGAAGATCGACGTCTTCACGCATCTCGCAGGGGGCGATGTCGCCGCCGCCGAGCGGGCGACCGCCGCATTCGAAGACGCCTACGCCGAGATCGTGCGCGAGCAGGGGGTCAGCGAGATCCCCGGGGCCGCCGAGGCGATCCGCGGGCTGAAGGACGCCGGCCTGCGGGTCGTGCTCACGACGGGCTTCGCCCCGGTCACCCGGGACGCCCTGATCGACGGACTCGGCTGGGGTGACCTCGTCGATCTCGCCCTCTCGCCGGTCGACGCCGGTCGCGGGCGTCCCGCTCCCGACCTCGTGCTCACGGCGCTTCTGCGCGCGGGCGCGTCGTCGGTCGCCGCCGTGGCGGTCGCCGGCGACACGGTCAGCGACGTCGAGTCGGGGATCCGGGCGGGTGCGGGCTTCGTGGCTGGCGTGCTCTCGGGCGCGCACGACCGTCGAGCGCTCGACGAAGCCGGAGCGGATGCCGTGCTCCCTGATGTCACCGGCCTGCGCGCGACCCTCGCCGAGCGCAGCCTGCTGCCGCTGGTCACAAGCTCCTGA
- a CDS encoding EamA family transporter — protein sequence MSALAFALVIGAALSHAAWNIIAHGISRAGMPFLWWGAVGSTVVWAGAIPFTGGIGASDLGSFLLGVGVSAVLHVGYMFVLQRGYQEGNLSTVYATARGTGPFLSVIIAVLLLGERPSVLALVGVAAVIAGVVAIGLVDRGGRGDAGRRIDPGLVFGVLTGVAIAIYTIWDAHAVRTWGLSPVAFMVGTTLLQVPFYSLAVGVRGQWAAVRMLGRTQWRRIVAFGVLSPLSYILVLTAIQIAPVALVAPLREVSVVIVSLFGVLVLRESRPWWRVGASAVVVAGIVLLAV from the coding sequence ATGTCCGCTCTCGCCTTCGCGCTCGTCATCGGCGCCGCACTCTCGCACGCCGCGTGGAACATCATCGCCCACGGCATCAGCCGCGCCGGCATGCCGTTCCTGTGGTGGGGAGCGGTCGGCAGCACGGTGGTCTGGGCCGGAGCGATCCCGTTCACGGGCGGGATCGGGGCATCCGATCTCGGCTCGTTCCTGCTGGGCGTCGGGGTTTCGGCGGTACTGCACGTCGGTTACATGTTCGTGCTGCAGCGCGGCTACCAGGAGGGAAACCTCTCGACCGTCTACGCCACGGCCCGGGGCACGGGGCCGTTCCTCTCGGTGATCATCGCGGTTCTGCTGCTCGGAGAGCGCCCATCGGTGCTGGCGCTGGTCGGAGTGGCCGCGGTGATCGCGGGCGTGGTCGCGATCGGTCTCGTCGACCGCGGGGGACGTGGCGATGCGGGTCGTCGGATCGACCCGGGTCTGGTGTTCGGGGTTCTCACCGGTGTCGCGATCGCGATCTACACGATCTGGGACGCCCACGCCGTGCGCACCTGGGGTCTCTCGCCGGTGGCGTTCATGGTCGGAACGACCCTGCTGCAGGTGCCGTTCTACTCTCTGGCCGTCGGCGTGCGCGGACAGTGGGCGGCGGTGCGGATGCTCGGACGAACCCAGTGGCGGCGCATCGTGGCGTTCGGGGTGCTGTCGCCGCTGTCGTACATCCTCGTGCTGACGGCGATCCAGATCGCGCCGGTCGCACTCGTCGCGCCGCTGCGCGAGGTGAGCGTGGTGATCGTGAGTCTGTTCGGGGTGCTGGTGCTGCGCGAATCGCGCCCGTGGTGGCGAGTGGGCGCGTCGGCGGTCGTGGTCGCGGGGATCGTGCTGCTCGCGGTGTGA
- a CDS encoding HNH endonuclease signature motif containing protein, translating into MNSTAELLDRVAADLAAVLRADALAGLSDAEKMQVLRAAGELARRVDAVIVETVGSVDQRPAGSGELAFCGLFGCRTMNELVQRVLRTDAAGAARVVKAGKVVRREVDFSSGAMLPARWPALREALLDGAVGVAGLLAATGPVEQAGPRIGAADRLRADVELAEYARGLIAVDGGGSGSADGDSELDADGYADADAERRLEAGPPATPEDLKLLSRVIVTYLDPDGAEPAEERAMRARGIVLGRVKDGVIPIRGSLLPETAGQLQRIWDAYLNPKVDGPPIPAAPQPAVGMASGVRFVPSADEARFDTDEHALNGETHGPLDDTLCPLDGAVFPPDGALPSGDPGGMVDGRSRAQKQHDALAAVLGIAARHSDMPSLGGAAPTLVVSVTAEDYATGRGWAHVDGTDTPVSLATARHTACGGSIQRVTSDPTGRIIGIDTTDRVFTVHQRRAITLRDRECLIPGCHVPAAWCEIHHVTEHSRGGPTTTDNGVTLCWHHHRTLDTSGWTIRMHNGTPHVRGPAWWDPHQKWRTPRPAPRTTTAATAAAAAAAKRRARPPMRA; encoded by the coding sequence ATGAACAGCACCGCCGAACTCCTGGACCGGGTCGCCGCCGACCTGGCCGCGGTGCTGCGCGCAGACGCGCTGGCGGGGCTGTCGGATGCCGAGAAGATGCAGGTCCTCCGCGCCGCTGGCGAGCTCGCCCGCCGGGTGGATGCGGTCATCGTCGAGACGGTCGGATCGGTCGATCAACGCCCGGCCGGATCGGGAGAATTGGCGTTCTGCGGCCTGTTCGGATGCCGGACGATGAACGAACTCGTCCAACGCGTGCTCCGCACGGACGCGGCCGGGGCGGCACGGGTGGTAAAAGCCGGGAAGGTCGTCCGGCGGGAGGTGGACTTCTCCTCCGGGGCGATGCTGCCCGCCCGATGGCCGGCCCTGCGGGAAGCGCTGCTGGACGGGGCCGTCGGGGTCGCGGGGCTATTGGCCGCGACCGGCCCCGTGGAGCAGGCGGGGCCGCGGATCGGTGCGGCGGACCGGTTGAGGGCGGATGTCGAGTTGGCGGAGTACGCGCGGGGGCTCATCGCCGTGGATGGTGGCGGTAGCGGGAGTGCGGACGGTGACAGTGAGCTGGATGCCGATGGGTACGCCGATGCCGATGCCGAGCGTCGTCTCGAAGCGGGCCCGCCCGCGACGCCGGAGGATCTCAAGCTGCTGTCACGCGTGATCGTGACGTACCTCGACCCCGACGGTGCGGAACCTGCCGAAGAGCGCGCGATGCGCGCCCGCGGGATCGTGCTCGGCCGGGTGAAGGACGGGGTGATACCGATCCGCGGGTCACTGCTGCCCGAGACGGCGGGGCAGTTGCAGCGCATCTGGGATGCGTACCTGAACCCGAAAGTCGACGGACCACCCATCCCGGCGGCACCGCAGCCTGCTGTGGGCATGGCCAGTGGGGTGCGGTTCGTCCCCTCCGCCGACGAGGCAAGGTTCGACACGGATGAGCATGCGCTGAACGGCGAGACGCACGGCCCTCTCGACGACACCCTCTGCCCTCTCGACGGTGCGGTTTTCCCGCCCGACGGTGCCCTGCCCTCGGGCGACCCTGGTGGGATGGTCGATGGGCGGTCCCGGGCGCAGAAGCAACACGATGCCCTCGCCGCCGTCCTCGGGATCGCCGCCCGCCACAGTGACATGCCCTCCCTCGGCGGTGCCGCCCCGACCCTCGTCGTCTCCGTGACCGCGGAGGACTACGCGACCGGCCGCGGGTGGGCGCACGTCGACGGCACCGACACCCCGGTCTCCCTCGCCACCGCCCGGCACACAGCGTGCGGCGGGAGCATCCAACGCGTCACCTCCGACCCCACCGGTCGCATCATCGGCATCGACACCACCGACCGGGTATTCACCGTCCACCAACGCCGCGCGATCACGCTCCGTGACCGCGAGTGCCTCATCCCCGGCTGCCACGTCCCCGCCGCCTGGTGCGAGATCCACCACGTCACTGAACACTCCCGCGGCGGACCCACCACCACCGACAACGGCGTCACCCTCTGCTGGCACCACCACCGCACCCTCGACACCTCCGGCTGGACCATCCGCATGCACAACGGCACACCCCACGTCCGCGGACCCGCCTGGTGGGACCCCCACCAGAAATGGCGAACACCCCGACCCGCACCCCGCACCACCACCGCCGCCACCGCTGCCGCTGCCGCTGCCGCGAAACGGCGAGCACGACCACCGATGCGCGCATGA
- a CDS encoding TIGR03364 family FAD-dependent oxidoreductase, with amino-acid sequence MSGVQVSGRTDTADLVVVGSGIVGLGAAYAAARRGLRVVVVDRTDAPAGATIRNFGHLCIGAQAGEARRYADASRPLWVRLARDAGFWLRESGTLVAARHDDEIAVLEAAARDGGMRMLDAEELLRLAPLRAQAVIGGALIETDLQTDPRSAAAAIVRHLARLGVDFRFRTAVTAVAGERVETTRGTLTAAHVVVAVNHDIDQLLPEIAERSGIERCALDMMRAAVTLRHPLSAPLLTGWSLVRYGRFAGTPEGARLRGRLHAERPDLAALDLNQMYTQLPDGTLIIGDSHATATTPAPFQPEAAFTAFLDEAAALFDMPTPRVLERWQGVYAKAAGDFLVERGDAGVLVLAATTGIGMTTGLGLAEENLTAAFGWTPAMEGTP; translated from the coding sequence GTGAGCGGTGTTCAGGTGAGCGGGCGCACCGACACCGCCGACCTCGTCGTCGTCGGCTCGGGGATCGTCGGCCTCGGTGCCGCCTACGCCGCAGCGCGTCGCGGGCTGCGCGTCGTCGTCGTCGATCGGACGGATGCTCCCGCCGGCGCCACGATCCGCAACTTCGGGCACCTCTGCATCGGCGCCCAGGCCGGAGAGGCGCGTCGGTACGCGGATGCCTCGCGCCCGCTGTGGGTGCGCCTCGCGCGCGACGCCGGGTTCTGGCTGCGGGAGTCCGGCACGCTCGTCGCCGCGCGTCATGACGACGAGATCGCGGTGCTCGAGGCTGCGGCCCGTGACGGCGGGATGCGGATGCTCGACGCCGAAGAACTGCTGCGGCTCGCGCCGCTGCGCGCCCAGGCTGTCATCGGCGGCGCGCTCATCGAGACCGACCTGCAGACGGATCCGCGCAGTGCGGCGGCCGCGATCGTCCGCCACCTCGCGCGGCTCGGGGTGGACTTCCGCTTCCGCACCGCGGTCACCGCCGTCGCGGGGGAGCGCGTCGAGACGACGCGGGGCACGCTCACCGCTGCGCACGTCGTCGTCGCCGTCAACCACGACATCGACCAGCTCCTCCCCGAGATCGCCGAGCGGAGCGGGATCGAGCGGTGCGCACTCGACATGATGCGGGCCGCGGTGACGCTGCGGCATCCGCTCTCGGCCCCGTTGCTCACCGGCTGGTCGCTCGTGCGGTACGGCCGATTCGCGGGCACGCCGGAGGGCGCGCGCCTGCGCGGGCGCCTGCACGCCGAGCGCCCCGACCTCGCCGCCCTCGACCTCAACCAGATGTACACGCAGCTGCCCGACGGCACGCTGATCATCGGCGACTCCCACGCGACGGCCACGACACCCGCCCCGTTCCAACCCGAGGCGGCATTCACGGCGTTCCTCGACGAAGCCGCCGCGCTGTTCGACATGCCGACGCCGCGCGTGCTCGAACGCTGGCAGGGCGTCTACGCCAAGGCCGCCGGCGACTTCCTCGTCGAGCGCGGCGATGCCGGCGTCCTCGTGCTCGCCGCCACGACCGGCATCGGCATGACGACCGGATTGGGCCTCGCCGAAGAGAACCTCACCGCCGCCTTCGGGTGGACCCCCGCAATGGAAGGAACCCCATGA